GCGTAAGCAGGGCCGGGTTCTTTTTGAGGGCGGCGCACGCTGCGGCTGCGGTGGGGTGGTGGCTTTCCGCAGCGGGGACGCCGCCGGTGCAGACGAGCGTGTAGCTCTCAGCGGCCGCAGTAGGGGAGAGCTTGACCATGATGGAAAGTTCGGCATCTCCGCGGCCGGGGGAGCTGGGCGCGGTGGGGGAGAGCGAAGGAGTCGGTTTGCCGCTGGGAGACGCCGTCTCGTCAGGCAAAAGCCCGGTAGGGCTGCTCGACGGCGAGGACGACGCGCTGCTGCCAGGCGCCGAACTGCTGGGCGAACCGCCCCCGGTGCCAGGCGTGCAGGCGGCAAGACCAGCGACGGCGACGACGGCCAGCACAGACCGGACTATTCGCAGGCGCATGGGGTTCTCCTTGATTTATGCCAGTTTATCGCCCGTTGCGGCAGCAGGGTGTTGAGTGGCCGCGATGAGCCCGGTCATCGCCCGGTGAAGTTCCGCTACTTGGGCCCGGCTGAGTTGGAGCCGCTCCATGATGGCTCCCGGCACAGCCGTCGCTTGTTGCCGGAGGGCGGCGCCGGCTTCGGTCAAAGTGATGGCGAGGGCCCGTTCGTTTCCGTGGATGCGGTTGCGGGTCACGAATCCTGCCTCTTCGAGCCGGCGCAGGATCGGTGAAAGAGTGGCCGGCTCATGCAGGAGTGCCTCGCTGATGTCCTTGAGCGTGCGCGGGCTGCGTTCCCACAGGGCGAGCATCACGAGGTACTGCGGATGCGTCAGCCCCATCTTTTCTAGCACCGGCTTGTAGACGCCCACCACGCTCCGCGACGCCACCGTCAGGGCGAAGCATAACTGACGCTCAAGCAAAAGATCGTCTTCCGGCGGGGCGGTGGTTTCGGGGGCAATGGGTGTGCTTGCGGCAGCCATGGCTTGCTCCGTTCCGTGTCGGCGACCGGTTTGTACCGGTCAATAGTTAGTGCACTAATTGTTAGTGTACTATTAAAGCGCAACATCCTTTTGAGAGAGGGTAGACCAGGTGGCCAAAGAGACCATGACCCAGCGATTCATGCGTGCAACCGGCAAGCTGCGGATCATTTTCGGTCCGGCGCACAGCAGTTCCCTGGATCATGAAATGACCGAGGAGAACAAGCGCCTCCTCGCGCGGCGCCAGGCCGAAGCGCAGCAATGGGAGACGATCCGCAGGCCGGACGGCAGCACCTACGTGGTCCCCAGGAACCCGGACGACAAGTCCCTTCGGTAAAAGGCTCCTGCCTCTCAGCGATTGACGCCGATCGGGGCCTTTTACGGGTTCCGGGCGTAAAATTGGCCTCACTGGAACCACTCAGCTCCAACCGCACGGCTGGACCTCGCAGCGGGGAAGGAGGTGGGAATTGTGGGACATGCACTCGATACCTTTATGAAAGTCACAGATCGACTGCGTTTCTGGTTCGGCCCGGCAACCCGGGGCGACATTGATACGCCCGTAGTCCACAAGCATGACGACTTCGAGGCGGCGTCGGAAGAAGACCTGGGACATTTCGTCGTCGAAACAGACGACCAAGGCCACCACTACGGAATCCGCAAGGAAAGCGCCTGAAGCCGCTCCGCGGCGCCAATGCCGCAGCAATGCAAAAGAACCGGAGCATGAGCTCCGGTTCTTTCACGTTTAAGTACTTCAGATCCCGACGGCGGGTGCCCGACTGTGCGTTCCCGTCCGGGAGGCCGGCTAGCGGCCGGTGCCGCCATAGACGGTTGCCTCGGCGTCGCCGTCGAGCTCGAACGCCTTGTGGATGGCGCGCACGGCGTCATCCAGCAGATCGGCGTGAGTGACGACAGAGATGCGGATCTCCGAGGTGGAAATCATGTTGATGTTGATCCCGGCGTCGGAGAGTGCCTTGAAGAAGGTGGCGGACACGCCCGGGTGCGAACGCATCCCGGCGCCGATCAGCGAAAGCTTGCCGACGTTCTCGTTGTATTCGATGCTTTCGAAGCCGATTTCAGGCTGCGCGGCACGCAGGGCGGTGAGGGCATCGGCGCCTTCCACGATGGGCAGGGTGAACGAGATGTCCGTGCGGCCGGTACCGTGAGTGGACACGTTCTGGACGATCATGTCGATGTTCGAGTGCGCCTTGGCGATGACCTGGAAAATTGCGGCGGCCTTGCCCGGGATGTCCGGGACGCCGACCACGGTGACCTTGGCTTCTGAACGGTCGTGTGCAACACCGGAGATGATTGGCTGCTCCAAGGCAACTCCCTCTTGAATCGTGATCTTGTCGTCGGCGCTGGGCAGGACCCAAGTGCCTTCGTTCTGGCTGAATGAGGACCGGACGTGCAGGGGCACGCCGAATCGGCGGGCGTATTCCACGCAACGCAAGTGCAGGATCTTGGCGCCGGAAGCTGCCAGTTCCAGCATTTCCTCGCTCGAGATACGGTCGATCTTCGTTGCCGTGGAGACCACGCGGGGGTCGGCCGTGTAGATGCCGTCGACGTCCGTGTAGATTTCGCAGACGTCCGCCTCGAGCGCGGCGGCGAGGGCCACCGCAGTTGTATCGGATCCGCCGCGGCCAAGGGTAGTGATCTCCCTTGTGCTTCGGGTCATGCCCTGGAAGCCGGCCACGATGGCGACATGCCCTTTGTCCAATGCGGTACGGATGCGGTGGGGGTCGACGTCGATGATGCGGGCCTTGCCATGGATGCCGTCCGTGATCATGCCGGCCTGGGAGCCGGTGAACGACTGCGCTGAGGCGCCGAACTTGTTGATGGCCATCGCGAGCAGGGCCATGGAGATGCGCTCGCCTGCGGAAAGGAGCATGTCCATCTCACGGGCGGGAGCAGAATCGGTGACTTGGGCGGCGAGATCCAGGAGTTCGTCCGTGGTGTCTCCCATGGCCGAAACCACCACGACGACCTCGTTGCCGGCCTTTTGTGCGTCGACAACGCGGCGGGCAACACGCTTGATGCCTTCTGCATCGGACACCGAGGAGCCGCCGAACTTCTGCACGATCAGCTGCTTGGTCTTGGCAGCCGGCGCGGTCAGGTCTTCGGTTTTCACATCGGTAGTGGGCAAACTCATGCGCGCACCCTCACTGCATCAATTGGGGATCGTACGTTGCGTGGCCAGGTAGCGGCACGGCTACGTGGCTTATGTGGCCAGTTTATCGCCGGGCGCGGCGGGCGGGGGAATTGTGACCAAATCTCGGCCCTTGCGTGCATGCCGGGCGGTTTCGGCTTGGCGTACGATCAAGAAATACGCAGCCTGCGGGCATGTGGGCTCACGGGAATTGAAGCGTACTTGTTCTGTTTGGGGGAAACAGGTGAGTAGAGCATGTCCATAGCTGAAAGTTCAAGCGTCCCGGTGAGCGGCGCACTCGGAGTATCCGCGGAAGGCGTCTCACGCCGCTTCGGTACGGTCCACGCGGTGGAGCACATCGATTTCCATGCCCCGCCAGGGAAGGTCACGGCGCTCATCGGTCCCAACGGCGCAGGCAAAACGACCCTCCTTCTCATGCTTGCCTCGCTTCTGCGGCCCGACTCCGGGACCATCCGGATCAACGGCCTGGATCCCCTGCACGACAGCGCCGCCGCGCGGCTTCGGATCGGCTGGATGCCGGACACCCTGGGGGTGTGGGAGTCCTTGACCGCACGCGAAATCCTGGTCCAGATGGCGCGCTTTTACCGTCTGCCCAAGTCCGGTATCGCCCAGCGCGTTGCCGGGTTGCTCGAACTTGTCCGGCTGGACACCCTTGCCGACCAGCCGGCCCGGGTCCTCTCCAGAGGCCAGCAACAACGTCTCAGCCTGGCCAGGGCCCTCATCCACGACCCCTCCGTGCTTCTGCTCGACGAGCCGGCGTCGGGCCTCGACCCGGGATCCCGCGTGGAGCTCCGAAACCTGCTGCGCCGCCTGGCCGGGGAAGGGAAAGCCGTGGTGGTTTCCTCTCACGTGCTCAGTGAACTCGATGAAATCGCGGACGGAGCGGTGTTCGTCAGCCAGGGCCGCACCGTGAAACAGCAGACCCTCGAGGAGGCCGCCCTGCAGGGCCGGCGCTACGCCATCACAGCCCTCGACAACGCGGCCCTCATGGCAAAGCTCGGCGAGCTGGGGCTGGAACACCGCGTGGAGGCGGGCCGCCGCCCGTCGGTCACCTTGCTGCTGACGCACGACGACGGCGCTGCCGCCCTCTTGGGCGAACTCGTCCGGTCCGGCATCAGCGTGGTTTCCTTCGCCCCGGCAGCCGGTGCCCTCGAAGAGACGTACATGAACCTGGATACGGAGAGGCAATGAGCAACGTGAATCACACCGTGCCGGGCACTGCGGGTCCGCAGGGAGCTACGGGCGGCGGGAACGCCGTCGTTGGCTATCTTGGCGGGATCCGCGACGTCGTGGTCCTTGAGATGAAACAACGGTTGCGTTCCCGCGGCTGGTACATCATGTTGGGCATCTGGTTCTTTGTGATCGCCGTAGTGACGTGGCTGACCTGGCTCGCCTGGAACGCCAGCATGGAAGTGCGTCGTTCCACGATGCCGCCGTCGGCACTGGCGCAGCAGGACGGGGCCGGGTCCATGATCTTCGAGGTCGTCCTGGCTTTCGTGCTCCTGTTTGCCCTGCTCGTGGCGCCCGCGCTGTCGGCCAATGCCATCAACGGTGACCGCACAGGGGGCACACTCGCCATCCTGCAGATCACCTTGCTGACTCCGGGCCAGATTCTCTGGGGCAAGTTCTGCGCGGGATGGCTCGCTGCGCTCGCCTTCCTGGCGACGAGTGCCCCGTTCCTTGTCTTCGGAATGTTCCAAGGCGGCCTGACCCCGGGGCACGTCGTGGTTTCCTTGCTGATGCTGGCGGTGGAACTGGCCGTTGTCTGCGGGATGGGCGTGGGGATTTCTGCGCTTGCGGGGCGGCCCTTGTTCTCGATCGTGGTGACCTACTTGGCAGTCGCCGCACTGGTGGTCGGATCCTTGATTTCCTTCGGACTGGGAACGCAACTGGCGCAGGGCACGGTAGTGGCCAACTCTCCCGTTGGCCGTGGCGTCTTGTATGCGCCCGTGCAGCCGAATCAGCAGGGGCAACCGCTTGAACCGGCGCAACCGGCTTACACCTGCGAGGGTCCCTTGATTGAGCACCCGGCCGCCCGGACCGAACGCGTGGCGTGGATGCTCGCGTTGAATCCCTACGTGGTGGTGGCCGACGCCATTCCGTATCCGGACCGTTCCGGAAGCGCCTTCTACTCGGTCGGCATGATCGAAGGCATCAGCCAGGGTGCCAGGTCCGCGCTCGCCGGGCCGGACCACTCCTACCTGTGCGCAAACGGCGTGCCGCAGCCGCAGTACCTCAAACAGACGACGCCCTTGTGGCCACTGGGACTCGGCCTGCAACTGGTTCTGACGGGGTTGCTCATGTGGCTCGGCTGGCGTTCGCTGCGGACGCCCGCAGGCCGGTTGGCTAGCGGGACGCGGATCGCGTAAGCCGGGCGGGTCGCCTAAGGGTCCGCAGCGGCGTCAGGGGCGTTCCGGGAAACGGGCTGCCTACATGAGGGCGTTGCGGCGACCCTCGAAGGCCCTTCCGAGGGTAACTTCGTCCGCGTACTCCAGGTCTCCGCCCACCGGGAGGCCGGAGGCAAGCCTGGTGACGGTGATGCCGATCGACTTCAACATGCGGGCCAGGTAGGTGGCCGTCGCTTCGCCTTCAAGGTTGGGGTCGGTCGCGATGATGATTTCCTGGATGGCGCCGTCGTTGAGCCGGGTCAGAAGCTCGCGGATACGGAGTTGCTCGGGCCCGATTCCGGCGATCGGATTGATGGCGCCACCGAGGACGTGGTATCGGCCGCGGAAGGACCGTGTGCGTTCCACCGCGAGGACATCCTTGGATTCCTCGACCACGCAGATCACGGAGGGGTCGCGGCGCGGATCGCGGCAGATGTTGCACAGCTCCTGCTCGGTGACATTGCCGCAGACAGTGCAGAACTTCACCCGTTCTTTGACTGTGGTGATGGCCGCGACCAGCCGCTTCATGTCCTCGGGATCGGCCTCAAGGATGTGGAAGGCCAGGCGCTGCGCCGACTTCGGCCCGATGCCGGGGAGCCGGCCGAGCTCGTCGATCAGCTCTTGTACTGCGCCTTCGTACACAATGTCCTCGTTCGTTTGGGGTGGACGCCTTTGCTGTTCGGCGGGCGTCGCGGTTTGGTGGCACCTTCTTCGGGCGCCGGCGGGCTCTTAATCAGGGTTCCTTGAGGTTCCCCGCCGAACACCGTGCTGGCCGGGCAGGGTGTTGGGACGGCGTCTCGTTGTTAGCGGCGCATGCTGTCCAGCGACCGTTCTTCCAGTAGCTTTCCGCCCAGAATACGCTCGACGGCGGCGCGTCCAAAGACTCCCGACTCCTCGATCGTTTCATCGTCGGCACTCGGAATGTCCTCCACCACGCTGCCAGGCGCGACGGTTGCCCGTGCCGGTGCTTTCTCACGGCCGGCCATGGCTTCCGGACTGTTCGAAAGCCGTTGGTAGAGGCTCTGCTTCCCGGTTCCCGAAGGGGCCGGCACTGTTGCGGGGGTCGATCCTTGGGCAGGCGCAGGCGCAGGCGCGGGGGCGGCAGGGGCAGGGGCAGGGGAAGGGGCGGCGGCAGGCGGAGCGGGAGCGGCCTGCACGAGTGCCACGGCCGACCGCGCGGGTTCGGCCGCCGGCGCGGTTGCCGGTGCCGGCACTGAAGCCTGCGCCTGGATTGGAATCTGCGCGGCCGCAGGTTCATAGACGGGACTGGGCGTCGCCGGGGAGGATGAATTGGCCTGACCCTCAGGATCGGCAGAGATGCCCGAAGCTGCGGAGCCAACGTTGGACTCGGAGCCGACCACCCACGATCCCGGCGCGTGCTCGACAGCCCTGGACCATGGATCTTCCGGAGCCTTGGACTTCTTCTCCGAAGATGCTTGGGTGGATGCGGTTGCCGGGGCTGCCGTGCTGGCCGACGATCGGGTGGCGGGCCCGGCCGTGGGCGCGGAGGTGAAGCCCGGAGGAGCTGCCGGCTCCCAATCCATGGGCGGTTCTTCGTCAAGCGGGGGAGCGTCTTCGTCCCGCGGGGGACCCCAATCATCGTCCGAATACGAGTAGTCCGCGGCCGGGTCTGTCGGTGCCGTTGGGGACGAGACAGCCGCTGCAGCGGACGATGCCGGGGCGGCGGTCGAGGCAAGAGCCTGTGCAGCGGAAACGGTTTGGGTCGGAGCGGCCTCGAGGGCTGGTGCCGCGACGGCCTTTTCTGCTTCCGGGGCAGCGGGGCTTTGTGTCGCAGGGGCAAGTCCCCATGCGCTATCCA
This genomic interval from Arthrobacter sp. FW306-2-2C-D06B contains the following:
- a CDS encoding ABC transporter ATP-binding protein, with amino-acid sequence MSIAESSSVPVSGALGVSAEGVSRRFGTVHAVEHIDFHAPPGKVTALIGPNGAGKTTLLLMLASLLRPDSGTIRINGLDPLHDSAAARLRIGWMPDTLGVWESLTAREILVQMARFYRLPKSGIAQRVAGLLELVRLDTLADQPARVLSRGQQQRLSLARALIHDPSVLLLDEPASGLDPGSRVELRNLLRRLAGEGKAVVVSSHVLSELDEIADGAVFVSQGRTVKQQTLEEAALQGRRYAITALDNAALMAKLGELGLEHRVEAGRRPSVTLLLTHDDGAAALLGELVRSGISVVSFAPAAGALEETYMNLDTERQ
- the recR gene encoding recombination mediator RecR, with the translated sequence MYEGAVQELIDELGRLPGIGPKSAQRLAFHILEADPEDMKRLVAAITTVKERVKFCTVCGNVTEQELCNICRDPRRDPSVICVVEESKDVLAVERTRSFRGRYHVLGGAINPIAGIGPEQLRIRELLTRLNDGAIQEIIIATDPNLEGEATATYLARMLKSIGITVTRLASGLPVGGDLEYADEVTLGRAFEGRRNALM
- a CDS encoding MarR family winged helix-turn-helix transcriptional regulator, with amino-acid sequence MAAASTPIAPETTAPPEDDLLLERQLCFALTVASRSVVGVYKPVLEKMGLTHPQYLVMLALWERSPRTLKDISEALLHEPATLSPILRRLEEAGFVTRNRIHGNERALAITLTEAGAALRQQATAVPGAIMERLQLSRAQVAELHRAMTGLIAATQHPAAATGDKLA
- a CDS encoding aspartate kinase; translation: MSLPTTDVKTEDLTAPAAKTKQLIVQKFGGSSVSDAEGIKRVARRVVDAQKAGNEVVVVVSAMGDTTDELLDLAAQVTDSAPAREMDMLLSAGERISMALLAMAINKFGASAQSFTGSQAGMITDGIHGKARIIDVDPHRIRTALDKGHVAIVAGFQGMTRSTREITTLGRGGSDTTAVALAAALEADVCEIYTDVDGIYTADPRVVSTATKIDRISSEEMLELAASGAKILHLRCVEYARRFGVPLHVRSSFSQNEGTWVLPSADDKITIQEGVALEQPIISGVAHDRSEAKVTVVGVPDIPGKAAAIFQVIAKAHSNIDMIVQNVSTHGTGRTDISFTLPIVEGADALTALRAAQPEIGFESIEYNENVGKLSLIGAGMRSHPGVSATFFKALSDAGININMISTSEIRISVVTHADLLDDAVRAIHKAFELDGDAEATVYGGTGR
- a CDS encoding ABC transporter permease, with protein sequence MSNVNHTVPGTAGPQGATGGGNAVVGYLGGIRDVVVLEMKQRLRSRGWYIMLGIWFFVIAVVTWLTWLAWNASMEVRRSTMPPSALAQQDGAGSMIFEVVLAFVLLFALLVAPALSANAINGDRTGGTLAILQITLLTPGQILWGKFCAGWLAALAFLATSAPFLVFGMFQGGLTPGHVVVSLLMLAVELAVVCGMGVGISALAGRPLFSIVVTYLAVAALVVGSLISFGLGTQLAQGTVVANSPVGRGVLYAPVQPNQQGQPLEPAQPAYTCEGPLIEHPAARTERVAWMLALNPYVVVADAIPYPDRSGSAFYSVGMIEGISQGARSALAGPDHSYLCANGVPQPQYLKQTTPLWPLGLGLQLVLTGLLMWLGWRSLRTPAGRLASGTRIA
- a CDS encoding SSI family serine proteinase inhibitor; the encoded protein is MRLRIVRSVLAVVAVAGLAACTPGTGGGSPSSSAPGSSASSSPSSSPTGLLPDETASPSGKPTPSLSPTAPSSPGRGDAELSIMVKLSPTAAAESYTLVCTGGVPAAESHHPTAAAACAALKKNPALLTRTPRPSDQVCSQRYGGPQTAIVTGAVDGAGIESSYKLTDGCEISAWAAVADIIGSSGAGA